A genomic stretch from Bacteroidota bacterium includes:
- a CDS encoding DUF4249 domain-containing protein: MFKKKSEVGSRKSEVGSSAFANASADREKSEVRFLKPHLPLTVYCLLFTIFTACMPKPIDIKIDTPTPKLVVSSQIVPGSIMLVALTRSFSALSQTAHADSGNNYVDSIVTKNAFVTVTHNGKTDTLLMVVPGIYASLNTLQENYGTYTLYAKDTERNLEARATTTLLPAVMFDTIIPKVDKTAKDTVVSVEYTFTDLPGVDNYYVVNYFLKRSGGSSSIDINSYFSRGSNQLNAMDIFSDKTFDKPEFTFNRKFEGIKATDTVALVLSNISKGYYEFLTAYQRAGGWFNQLSGEPINYPTNVKGGFGYFNAHYPDYRIYYLKDY; the protein is encoded by the coding sequence ATGTTTAAAAAGAAGTCAGAAGTCGGAAGTCGGAAGTCGGAAGTCGGAAGTTCTGCCTTCGCTAATGCTTCGGCAGACAGGGAGAAGTCGGAAGTTCGTTTTCTAAAACCACACTTACCGCTTACCGTTTACTGTTTACTGTTTACCATTTTCACAGCCTGTATGCCAAAGCCAATCGACATTAAAATAGATACACCAACACCAAAACTGGTTGTATCATCACAGATAGTTCCGGGTAGTATTATGCTTGTGGCACTTACAAGAAGTTTCAGCGCACTTTCGCAAACAGCACATGCTGATTCGGGTAACAATTATGTAGACAGCATTGTCACCAAAAATGCTTTTGTTACAGTTACTCATAACGGAAAAACAGATACCCTGTTAATGGTTGTTCCCGGCATATATGCAAGCCTGAATACTTTACAGGAAAACTATGGAACATATACTCTGTATGCAAAAGACACAGAAAGGAACCTGGAGGCAAGAGCTACAACCACCTTATTACCGGCTGTTATGTTTGATACCATTATTCCCAAAGTGGATAAAACAGCAAAAGACACTGTCGTAAGTGTTGAATATACCTTTACTGACCTGCCCGGGGTGGATAATTACTATGTAGTCAATTATTTCTTAAAGCGATCGGGCGGCTCATCAAGCATCGATATAAACAGCTATTTTAGCCGCGGCTCCAACCAGCTGAACGCAATGGATATTTTCAGTGATAAAACATTTGATAAGCCTGAGTTTACATTTAACCGAAAGTTTGAGGGTATAAAAGCAACTGACACCGTGGCGTTGGTATTATCTAACATAAGCAAAGGCTATTATGAATTTTTAACTGCCTACCAGCGTGCCGGCGGCTGGTTCAATCAGTTGAGCGGCGAACCCATAAATTATCCCACAAATGTAAAAGGGGGGTTCGGATACTTTAACGCTCACTATCCGGATTACAGGATCTATTATTTGAAGGATTATTAG
- a CDS encoding methionine adenosyltransferase, with amino-acid sequence MSYLFTSESVSEGHPDKVADQISDAIIDAFLTYDSNAKVACETFVTTGLVVVGGEIKSNEAAKAKVDVQKIARDVIARIGYTKSEYQFDAVSCGVINVLHEQSSDINQGVERTKEEEQGAGDQGMMFGYACLETDNYMPLPLELSHLLLRELADIRREGKKMKYLRPDAKSQVTIQYSDKGKPEKIETIVLSTQHDDFASEKEMQAKIHDDVVNILIPRVKKQLPSRVKKLFVDGIKYFINPTGKFVIGGPHGDTGLTGRKIIVDTYGGRGAHGGGAFSGKDSSKVDRSAAYATRHIAKNLVAAGVCDEVLVQVAYAIGVAQPVGLYVNTYGTCKARNKEGKKLSDGEIATLVAGLVDLRPSAIVKRFGLKNPIYSDTAAYGHMGRTPGVKEVNGKKYETFGWEKLELVEPFRKAFAIQNKEAVVEA; translated from the coding sequence ATGTCGTATTTATTTACCTCAGAATCGGTATCAGAAGGACACCCGGATAAAGTAGCTGACCAGATATCAGATGCAATTATTGATGCGTTTTTAACGTATGATTCAAATGCCAAAGTTGCATGTGAAACTTTTGTAACAACAGGATTGGTTGTTGTTGGAGGAGAGATCAAAAGCAATGAAGCGGCTAAAGCCAAAGTTGATGTACAGAAGATTGCGCGTGATGTTATTGCGCGTATTGGATATACAAAATCCGAGTACCAGTTCGATGCTGTTTCATGTGGTGTAATAAATGTATTGCATGAGCAATCTTCCGATATCAACCAGGGTGTTGAACGTACAAAGGAAGAAGAACAAGGTGCAGGCGACCAGGGAATGATGTTCGGGTATGCTTGTCTTGAAACAGATAATTATATGCCGCTCCCTTTGGAGTTGTCTCATTTATTATTACGCGAACTTGCCGACATACGCAGAGAAGGAAAGAAGATGAAATACCTTCGTCCGGATGCCAAGTCGCAGGTTACTATACAATACAGCGACAAAGGTAAACCTGAAAAAATTGAAACAATAGTACTTTCTACCCAGCACGATGATTTTGCAAGCGAAAAAGAAATGCAGGCAAAAATACATGATGATGTAGTGAACATACTCATACCCCGTGTTAAAAAACAATTACCTTCGCGTGTTAAAAAATTATTTGTCGATGGCATTAAATATTTTATAAATCCTACCGGTAAGTTTGTTATTGGCGGTCCTCATGGCGATACAGGTTTAACGGGTCGCAAAATAATAGTTGACACTTATGGCGGACGCGGGGCACATGGCGGAGGTGCTTTCTCAGGAAAAGATTCTTCAAAAGTTGACCGCTCGGCAGCTTATGCTACACGTCACATAGCTAAAAATCTTGTTGCCGCCGGAGTTTGCGATGAAGTTCTTGTACAGGTAGCTTATGCAATTGGTGTTGCACAACCTGTTGGTTTATATGTGAATACCTATGGCACCTGCAAAGCCCGTAATAAAGAAGGCAAAAAATTAAGCGATGGTGAGATAGCTACACTTGTCGCCGGATTAGTTGACCTGCGCCCAAGCGCAATTGTTAAACGATTTGGTTTAAAAAATCCGATCTATTCCGACACAGCAGCATACGGACACATGGGCCGCACACCTGGCGTTAAGGAAGTGAATGGTAAAAAATACGAAACCTTTGGCTGGGAAAAACTGGAATTGGTTGAACCGTTCAGAAAAGCTTTCGCCATACAGAATAAAGAAGCTGTTGTGGAAGCATAA
- the msrA gene encoding peptide-methionine (S)-S-oxide reductase MsrA gives MLLGMTILSCAQSKTKEVTQMNTTDISFNDLDTATFGAGCFWCVEAVYQQVKGVVAVSSGYSGGTVKNPSYKEVCAGTTGHAEVTQILYDPKQVSFEQLLEVFWKVHDPTTLNRQGNDVGTQYRSVIYYHTDKQKELAEKYKEELNASGAWDKPIVTEISPFTVFYRAEDYHQNYYNLNGDQPYCQFIIKPKLDKFEKVFKDKLVK, from the coding sequence ATGTTGTTAGGAATGACAATTTTATCCTGCGCACAATCAAAAACAAAGGAGGTTACACAAATGAACACAACTGATATTTCATTCAATGATCTGGACACAGCCACATTTGGTGCCGGCTGCTTTTGGTGCGTTGAGGCTGTTTACCAACAGGTAAAAGGTGTTGTTGCCGTTAGTTCGGGTTACTCAGGCGGAACGGTCAAGAATCCCTCTTATAAAGAAGTATGTGCCGGCACAACAGGACATGCGGAAGTTACACAGATCCTTTATGATCCAAAGCAGGTAAGCTTTGAACAATTGCTGGAAGTATTCTGGAAAGTTCACGACCCTACAACACTTAACCGCCAAGGGAATGATGTTGGCACACAATATCGCTCTGTTATATATTACCATACTGACAAACAAAAAGAGCTGGCTGAAAAATATAAGGAAGAATTAAATGCCTCTGGCGCCTGGGATAAACCAATTGTAACTGAAATAAGTCCGTTCACTGTGTTTTACAGGGCCGAGGATTATCACCAGAATTATTATAATCTCAATGGTGATCAACCCTATTGCCAGTTTATAATAAAACCAAAATTGGATAAATTCGAAAAGGTTTTTAAGGATAAATTGGTCAAGTAG
- the der gene encoding ribosome biogenesis GTPase Der: MANIVAIVGRPNVGKSTLFNRLTETRQAIVDEMSGVTRDRHYGKASWNGVEFSVIDTGGYVKGSEDIFEGEIRRQVELAIDEANVILFVVDVTIGISHLDEAVAAILRKAKKHFILVSNKVDNNERIGLSSEFYSLGLGEVFSVSAISGSGTGELLDELVKHLDKEKIIEETNLPRIAIVGRPNVGKSSLLNSLLGIERSIVTDIAGTTRDTINTHYNQFGKDFILVDTAGIRKKAKVHEDIEFYSVMRSVRAIEECDVCLLLIDAQVGIEAQDMSIFRLVEKNRKGLVIVVNKWDLVKGKNTKSTKDYEEYIKKMTAPFTDVPIVFTSAITKQRILKAVEVALQVNENRIKKISTSKLNEVMQTEIDNYPPPSIKGKYVKIKYAQQLHTHAPSFAFFCNLPQYVNEPYKRYLENKIREHFDFKGVPIQVFMRKK, encoded by the coding sequence ATGGCTAATATAGTTGCAATAGTAGGGCGTCCGAATGTAGGTAAATCAACCTTATTTAATCGGTTAACTGAAACCCGGCAGGCGATCGTTGATGAGATGTCCGGAGTTACCCGTGACCGTCATTATGGTAAAGCCTCGTGGAACGGCGTTGAATTTTCTGTAATTGATACAGGTGGATATGTAAAGGGTTCTGAAGATATTTTTGAAGGTGAGATACGTCGCCAGGTGGAGCTGGCCATTGATGAAGCCAATGTTATTCTTTTTGTGGTTGATGTTACAATCGGCATTTCTCATTTAGATGAAGCGGTTGCGGCGATCCTGCGAAAAGCAAAAAAACATTTCATTTTAGTTTCAAATAAAGTTGATAACAATGAGCGGATCGGCCTTTCATCTGAATTTTATTCACTTGGACTCGGTGAAGTATTTTCTGTTTCGGCAATAAGCGGAAGTGGTACAGGTGAATTGCTCGATGAATTGGTGAAGCACCTTGATAAAGAAAAAATTATTGAAGAAACGAATCTTCCGAGGATTGCCATTGTTGGCCGTCCCAATGTGGGTAAATCATCGTTGTTAAATTCTTTACTTGGTATTGAACGGAGTATTGTTACCGATATCGCCGGTACTACCCGTGATACCATCAATACACATTACAACCAATTCGGAAAGGATTTTATCCTGGTTGATACCGCCGGTATCCGGAAGAAAGCGAAAGTGCACGAGGACATAGAGTTTTATTCTGTTATGCGTTCAGTACGTGCGATAGAGGAGTGTGATGTTTGCTTGCTGCTGATCGATGCGCAGGTTGGCATTGAAGCGCAGGACATGAGTATTTTTCGCCTTGTGGAGAAGAACAGGAAAGGACTTGTAATAGTGGTCAACAAATGGGACCTGGTTAAAGGAAAGAACACAAAAAGTACCAAAGATTATGAAGAGTATATTAAAAAAATGACCGCCCCGTTTACGGATGTACCTATCGTGTTCACATCAGCCATAACCAAGCAGCGTATTTTAAAAGCAGTCGAAGTCGCTTTGCAGGTAAATGAGAACCGGATAAAGAAAATATCCACCTCAAAGCTGAATGAGGTAATGCAAACCGAAATTGATAATTATCCGCCGCCTTCCATCAAAGGCAAATATGTAAAAATTAAATACGCGCAGCAATTACATACACATGCTCCGTCTTTCGCGTTTTTCTGCAACCTGCCTCAATATGTAAATGAGCCCTATAAACGTTATCTCGAAAATAAGATACGGGAGCATTTTGACTTTAAAGGCGTGCCTATACAGGTGTTTATGAGGAAAAAGTAG
- the era gene encoding GTPase Era, producing MNHKAGFVNIIGNPNVGKSTLMNALVGEKLSIITSKAQTTRHRIIGIVNGEGFQIVYSDTPGVLKAGYKLHEKMMEFVNTALIDADVILFVTDITDDKPVEDSVLAKVKVATVPVLLLINKIDLADQLKLEHKVQFWAKELPKAEIIPVSAIEKFNLNIIFDKIISLLPVSPPYYDKEELTDKTQRFFVSEIIREKVLLIYEKEIPYSVEIIIESFKEEEHITKISAVILVERDSQKGIMIGHQGKNLKRVGTDARKDIEGFLGKKVFLELFVKVDKDWRNNEGKLKHFGYN from the coding sequence ATGAACCATAAAGCAGGATTTGTAAATATCATTGGCAACCCTAATGTGGGCAAGTCAACATTAATGAATGCCCTTGTGGGTGAAAAGCTTTCTATCATTACTTCCAAAGCGCAAACAACACGCCATCGCATAATAGGGATCGTGAATGGCGAGGGTTTTCAGATCGTTTATTCTGATACACCCGGTGTTTTGAAAGCTGGTTATAAGCTGCATGAAAAAATGATGGAGTTTGTAAACACCGCTTTGATCGATGCAGATGTGATCTTATTTGTAACGGACATAACTGATGATAAGCCTGTTGAAGATAGTGTGCTTGCTAAAGTGAAAGTGGCCACTGTACCGGTCTTGCTGCTTATCAATAAAATTGATCTGGCAGATCAGTTGAAACTTGAACATAAAGTTCAGTTTTGGGCAAAAGAATTACCAAAGGCGGAAATTATTCCTGTATCCGCCATTGAAAAATTCAATCTCAATATTATTTTCGACAAAATAATTTCATTATTGCCTGTTTCTCCGCCCTATTATGATAAAGAAGAACTTACGGACAAAACGCAGCGGTTTTTTGTTTCAGAAATTATTCGTGAGAAGGTTTTGTTGATCTACGAAAAGGAGATTCCATATTCGGTTGAGATCATTATTGAAAGTTTTAAGGAAGAAGAGCATATCACCAAAATAAGCGCTGTTATTCTTGTTGAGCGTGATTCGCAAAAGGGGATCATGATAGGTCACCAGGGAAAAAACCTCAAAAGAGTAGGTACTGATGCGCGAAAGGATATTGAGGGGTTTTTAGGTAAAAAGGTTTTCCTTGAATTGTTTGTGAAGGTTGATAAAGACTGGCGGAATAACGAAGGTAAGCTGAAACACTTTGGGTATAACTAA